The window AAACTCATACTTGCTGTTTGAAGCCAATTTTCTCATATGATGCTTTCTTAGTCAAGTTGGATATGAAGGATAAGGGGAAAACAAAGGCTGCCCTTCCAACAAGAATCAAGCCCAAGAGAATTGCACTCACGCCAACTGATTTTCCAGGGCTGAGGAGAAAAAAGTTATACCAACCTCACATTTGATAATAGCCAAAACCGCATTTATCTGTAAGATCTGAAAACAGTTTATTATTGACCTCACCTATCTCTTATTACAACTCTCCACTTCTCAATGTCCAAAGCATCCATACCAACATAGAGGAAGATAAAGATCTCAGCAACAAATGACAGAGTGGCAAAAGCGTGCCTGCAATAATCAATTGGGAGTGATGAAATATCAGTAACATGACAGGTGGTTTTCTTCAAagtcaaaagcaaaaaaaggTGGAAAATTAATTCAACTTTTCTAAGTAACAAATTTTGGATGTTGAACATACTTGGTTGTCACTCTTGAACTTTCAGTGACATTATGCCATGTGTAATGAGACATAACAATCCCACAAAAGAATACAGTGAGAATCGCACTTAAATAGAAAAGCTGTAAGACAATAGCGCCAACATGGTGATTAGACTACCTTGCAgtataagaaagaaaaaagtcaCTGAGAGGTGCACTACAAGTTCTGGGAAACCTTACCTCAGCCAGCATATATGAGAGGTAAGCCATGAGCATCATAAGAGCAACCTCACGATCAGTAGAGTGCCTGTTTTGCAAGAACGGGAAAGATACAAGGACACTATCTTATAAGAACTGGAATTCCTTGTTTCATTCATTACGTAAAACTGAACTAGTGCTTAGGCAGAGATAAAATCTTATTGTGTTCAACTGAGCCTGTTGTTGGTAAAAGTTCAACTATTCTACATTTTGTATCCCATGAAATTATCTGATTACTCAATTTACCCTCACCTAGTTAAATGAGGCAAACTTATGAAAACTGAGCTTGTATACAAACCTTCCAAAATAGAGCTTTTTAATAATGTAAGCACTAAGCAGTCCAGCCTGCATGAGACAAATAACAATGATCATGAGGAATGTATAATCACAATCAAGGATATTCAAACTGAGAAGAGACCTAAAGCCTCACCAGAACCCCCAGCAAAGTACTCAAAATAAACAGATACAAAAAGTTTCCAACAAATTGCAAAGCAATGGTAGAGTTGATGTGAGAAAGGTCAAAGCTCTGGATTGCATTGAAAAGAACCACCGATGTGGCATCATTGACAACTCCCTCCCCAAAAACCAGACTGTACAATAACGGTGTCTCATCCTGATTAAGCACCTGAAACAAGGAGAGAATAAATAGGTCAGTGGAATTGCCCTTTAAAAGTTGTAACAGGAATCCAGATCTCAAGCATACATACTTGCAAAGTGCAAACAGAATCTGTTGCAGAAAATATTGCCCCAATTGCTGCAATTAAGAGATTGAGAGATTTAATAAAAgactaaaatataaaataaaacaatatattgGAAGAGAGATAGTAGCATGAATATTACCAAGATAATCCCCTATCTGGAGAGTACcaatattcattttcttgaaaaattgtATGGCACCTAGGTCacaataaaggaagaaaaaattaacAGATAGTAGGATCAAAATTAGGACTAAGCAGTTATTAACTTAAATACCCAAAAGGGGAATATACAAGTATTTCATTATCATCTGTACAACCTTCTAACGAGAGAAAGAACATCTCACTCTCTAAGATATGGCCAATTTCATTTGTATGTATGCCTATTAATGAGCAGATGTGCATGTTTGTGAGGTCAACAGTGTGTATGATCACTCATTTAGAACCTTAAGTTAGAGCatcttttctaaattttcacaaataatttagaaaaCAAAGGATTTCATAAACCGTCCACCCTCAACTATGAGGTAAAGTTGTTTATGATAACACATGCAGTGTCCAGCCTTGTAACTTCTGCACCCAATAGTAAGATGAAACATATTAAAGGTTATCAAACCATTACACATACCTAAAGATATGATGCCAAAGGATATTAAAGTACCAACTGCACCAAACAGCATGATAGTCATAAAGTTGCGGAAAAATTGCTTCTTCTTCACCTGGAATCTAgtacaaacaaaaatattaatcattGTCAATGTCTAGCTGCTTCCATTAAAGCAGCCCACAATTATCCCAGTATTACAATCCaaaactaaattgaaattaaaaatccaCATTCAAAATAACCATAAAAATACCATCAATGCACTTTACATCAGAACAACCAAAATTAATCATGTTACTAATAAAGTAAGTGCGGTATAAAACTAAAGTTTAAATGCAAGCATCAAGAACTCACCCCgcattaaaaataataggtggaagcaaataaataaagaacaaaTCTTCACTGAAAACTAAAAGATGAGAGCTTTTTCCTCCTGTTGTAAGCAAAATTACAATTCCAGTGCACAGCCCCTGCCATTtaagaaaaaaccaaaattagGAAAATCAatggcttcttttttttttcaaaagaaagaaagaaagaaagaaagaacgaTATTTGCTCTCTGCAAAACTAAAACTTACTATGGCAAGGGCAGTAATGGACTCGTTCATCCATCGGCTTTCCTCTAGCAAATGACCGATCACAATACACGCGCAAAGAAGCGCCACGAATAAGTTCATTGAAACTACTGAGCTGTGATCAGAGGCTAAAATCGTCCCTGATTTTGCTAAAAGAGAGCTCATTATCCCAATAGCCATGGtttcaacaataaaaaattaaatgatttaaatacGAATAATAACTTTAAGCCCGAttttataattcaaatttcccttaaatatttgattttggaTCTGAAAACTCCCATTCCAGAGACTTCCAGCTGATAGCTCCGCTGAAAATCTGttgaaaaacaaacaagaaaaattaatcacGGTGTTGAGGCTTGGATCAGTCAATTAAAGATAGCTCAGTTTCTTGACGTTTCTAGTTTGACTACAGAGAAACAGGAAATGAAAGTGAGAGAAAACAAGATACAGAATCCATAGTTTTCACCTTCGAacgaaaaggaaaatgaaaataaaaaaaccgcggaataattcaaacttaaaaaaaaaaatcaactcaagggaacgaaaaccttttaaaagtgaaagtgaaaaaaaaaaaagaagaaaaggtttAAAACAGAAAATCAAGTTATCtaattttccatttatttttcctCCAATTTTTCTAGCCGGCCAAACAGAGTCACGTCGACTTCAAAGCTTCAGATAATATAGAAGCAGACAGAAAGAAgtgtttattaaaaaaagtcaGCAGAAGAAAAGCTGAGTCAGAATCCAGCTCACCTCGACTCGAGTTCTGCAGCTCAAAACTGTGAGCTGAGAGTAAAACGATTCGTTTTGATCACAAAAATCCAACTGGAACCTGAAACTTAAGCAAAGAAATGCTGGTTTGAATCAAAAAAGAATCAgcagagaaaaataaaagaaaaaatctgaAGAACctcagagagagagagacacaGTGTTACGGTTCAGACAGTGACAGAGAGAGGAAAGGGACGAGATGAGAAAATAAGAGTCCGCCAAAGAGATGAATTTATACACCTCTTAAGAAATGTGCGttcaaattgtttaaaaacgattTCAACCGTTGATGATAATTACTTTGAGTAAGTATGATGAGTGTATGGTTGTGATGGAGTTGTGGTAGTGGTGTCGGGTGCATGGGATGGGAGGGGAATGGGGGGAGGAAagaagagaggaaaggaaaacgAAGGTCCACATGGTATGATTTTGTCGTCTAATGGAATCTATTGATCAAAGGAAGCTCCttttataattgttttttagactttttaaaaaattaattcaattttgaggaaataaatataatttagatatttttctCTTACCTATCTCGTCccatcaatttaattggtttaTTTTTTCGAATACCATATTAGTTAAAATTTAGGATTATATTTTTAAGCTGAAGATATCGAATTCAAATCTTAAATTGATAAAGAGAACAAAATTATTTCTTATATTAGAAAGTAATATTATGTAGAAAAAACACAATTTACctactatatataaaaattgaaatataataaatataaatatatttgtaaTGTTGTATATTTTGATAGACAAGTATGAATATCATGTAAGGACGAAATTAGAACATAAAACATTTAAACAAAATCTATTGAATTTTAAGGAAATAAATCTGactttcatatttttctttttcgagCTTCTTTATATCCATTTAATCGATCGAATACCATATCTATTAGAGtacaaaattatatttataaattgaatatctcGAGTTTGaatcttaaaattattaagataagtagaaattatattttattttgtatttaaaaaataacttactTTTATACGAAAAAagttacttttttcttttcctctatatcatggtaaaaaaaaaatatcaatttgaaaaatagaacACGTGTCTTAAATATGCCGTGAGCTCATTAACACTATAGTTTTGTCACACCTTTTGTGGTCCAAAGCCCATAGCTGGAAGCCACGACAGATTCCAAATTTAGTCATCACTCCATCTCTCTAATTGAAcatgatttaatttaaattaaaaaatgaaagaaattgaaagaatgtCCCTTCATTAGAAAATATACcataaaaatgtcaaaaaataCCTTGAACagtaaattattttagaaaaaaaggaaaagacattatatctaaaaaatttaaattatttaaaaaataaatatttttgttaatttttattatattaaattaaaatttttatatttttatttttaatataaatttttatgattaacgATTGATTAatcatcattaattaaaaaattacttatcatttttatttcatctATTGTTAATGTAGTATGTTAATATTTACAAtgaataataacaaaaaatatttgtaaggtaataaaatcattttgatattttaattttttatgtatacaTCACGTCAatatcatataaatataaaatttataagtaatattttaacaaaagaCAAACAAtcaattgtttaattaaaataaaaatttatttgattaaaataaaaatataaaaatttaagtaaatatataaaaaataaaatttagttaaattaaaaaaaatattttagggATAAGAAAGATTGAGATTTATGTGTTTCTTTCTTCGGTCGTGGGGCTTTTTCTGTCGCTTTCCTGTCTGAAACTAACAAAGCTTGCCCGAATAGCAGATGAACTGGCGACCGAGTCGAACGTGTTTACGTATGTGCAACCGTAACCCAGTTCCTTTAACAATTTAAACCAATACCAATCCTAATCAAAGGGcgtatttatttttaaacaaaaggGACCCACGTCTGCTGCCTCCACCATATTTAAATTTGTACGGCTGTGATGGTAATCCATCGGGAGGACAATATTAATGGAACACACTTTAACGACAAACAGTACGGATGCTGGTGGCTCACTGACTCGATAGATAGTTAAAGGCAACATGGTGAGTTAAAGGCAACATGGTGATGATTCCAGGCAGAGTTAATGCCGACAAGCACTGTTTAAGAACTTTTTAATCACGATGGGGAGATCATATGATGAATCTCACGGTCCACATGATTGCCACGTGGACTCTGAACTGGCTGAGGTACTCAATTTTGGGGGTTTCTTTTGTCTGCTACGCCACTCGCTTGGGGGGCGTGGATTGAAGCGGCATGATCATGTCGATTAGGTTGACTTTTTTTTCTGATGGTTTTGATcttgttgattaattattaatgtCGTTTCTTTGGTTTATGTCATGATGAAGTTAAAAAACAGAATGTCATGGGATTCGAAGTGGGAATTAGTTTTGCCTTGTAATTGGAACCTAGTATTGTTCCTTTTAGGACATTGTCCTAATGAGTAGACGACCAAGAATCTCCATTCCTACTGTTAAattttctatgttttttttctttttttaaattttttgagagctcaaatttttgaaattattttttgcattatacaataaaaaatgaatatacatgcatataaaaaataaaagaagttcttaatattttattaatgctAATATTATCATAGTTTGGatcaaagataattttttattacttatcAGCAAAATATCAACATCTCACATGCTTTataatcttcattttcattttctttcattttctttcattgaaTCAAGTTCAATGACATATAAATTTTTGATATTTGCTAGAtacttcaaaatatttttaacctaacaaagaagaaagtgaaatagataaaattaaaatatataaatacttGAGTAAAGATGAAAGAACCTAAGTAGAcaaggaaattgaaaaataagaatctaatTCGAGCTTGGATTTCATTGGTTTTGTAACGGGAACTTTATATTTGAGTTGAAAGATACATATCTATTTTGACTTCCCAACATATGGTGGATTCGAGAAggtttgatttgaattgaaagatcaaatttttcaaacaagGGTTTCATGGGTTTTAATATATAAACCTGATAACtcgtaaaatttttttaaaatgatacGTCAACAATGACGTGAtaggaaaaattaaatataatttatattttaaagtattattttccaattttaaagtttgttaagttgagaaaaatttttattgtaatttATAGATGCTCATGTTAGATTCCACTAATCtgtaaacatatatatatatatatatatatatatattacttatttaaactaattaaatagaatttataaaatatatatgaacaaGCATAGGATATGGCTAGACTATATGGATAAAAGCATATTCAGATATTCAAGAAATGATATTTGCACTCTATCTAACCTTATATGTGTTACAAACTTTGCATCTACACTTGGGctaaatacaaatataaagtACTTGAACCTTGTGTAATCgagtcaaataaatttccGTATTCCAAAATCCAATACCCATTGCTAGCTTTGATTAGTAGAAGTTGGAGGAGAACAAACACctaatgttgaaaatttaatgagtATACTTTTGTTGAAATCTTCTTGAGAAAGTTCGGCAACAATTCTGATGACGTTTTGACAATGCATATGGATGAGTATTTACTCTTCTAATTGTACTATTTAGTATTACTATTACTAATCAAAGTCATGTTTTATCTCGATAGTCAATTGGTTAATAACGCAGATCTTATGCACTAA is drawn from Theobroma cacao cultivar B97-61/B2 chromosome 4, Criollo_cocoa_genome_V2, whole genome shotgun sequence and contains these coding sequences:
- the LOC18603428 gene encoding sodium/hydrogen exchanger 2 isoform X1, whose product is MAIGIMSSLLAKSGTILASDHSSVVSMNLFVALLCACIVIGHLLEESRWMNESITALAIGLCTGIVILLTTGGKSSHLLVFSEDLFFIYLLPPIIFNAGFQVKKKQFFRNFMTIMLFGAVGTLISFGIISLGAIQFFKKMNIGTLQIGDYLAIGAIFSATDSVCTLQVLNQDETPLLYSLVFGEGVVNDATSVVLFNAIQSFDLSHINSTIALQFVGNFLYLFILSTLLGVLAGLLSAYIIKKLYFGRHSTDREVALMMLMAYLSYMLAELFYLSAILTVFFCGIVMSHYTWHNVTESSRVTTKHAFATLSFVAEIFIFLYVGMDALDIEKWRVVIRDSPGKSVGVSAILLGLILVGRAAFVFPLSFISNLTKKASYEKIGFKQQVTIWWAGLMRGAVSMALAYNQFTSLGHTQLRGNAMMITSTITVVLFSTVVFGLMTKPLVRILLPSPKQLMRMISSEPSTPKSFIVPLLGNGHETEGDQSNRNVTRPTSLRMLLSTPSHTVHYYWRKFDDAFMRPVFGGRGFVPFVPGSPTEQNGHQWQ
- the LOC18603428 gene encoding sodium/hydrogen exchanger 2 isoform X2, yielding MTIMLFGAVGTLISFGIISLGAIQFFKKMNIGTLQIGDYLAIGAIFSATDSVCTLQVLNQDETPLLYSLVFGEGVVNDATSVVLFNAIQSFDLSHINSTIALQFVGNFLYLFILSTLLGVLAGLLSAYIIKKLYFGRHSTDREVALMMLMAYLSYMLAELFYLSAILTVFFCGIVMSHYTWHNVTESSRVTTKHAFATLSFVAEIFIFLYVGMDALDIEKWRVVIRDSPGKSVGVSAILLGLILVGRAAFVFPLSFISNLTKKASYEKIGFKQQVTIWWAGLMRGAVSMALAYNQFTSLGHTQLRGNAMMITSTITVVLFSTVVFGLMTKPLVRILLPSPKQLMRMISSEPSTPKSFIVPLLGNGHETEGDQSNRNVTRPTSLRMLLSTPSHTVHYYWRKFDDAFMRPVFGGRGFVPFVPGSPTEQNGHQWQ